One genomic segment of Aquipluma nitroreducens includes these proteins:
- a CDS encoding nucleoside kinase, with translation MNTIDIYCVNTGEKRVYPLGITLEEIKDDFKVKLDNPILGALVNNKVKELSFVFVKNKKVEFIDYTHPDGLRLYVRSLFFILVAAVKEVFPEVKLKMMHGISRGYYCELAGLDRVITDSDVFAIKSEMQQLVDRNIPFEKVGLPTEEAAEICRKQNLRYKAKLFEQQGALFTYIYFMGDQANYFFGHQVPSTGYLKVFDLVLYYDGLLLRIPNPVKFSEVQPYSTHDKLFEIFQEHKDWAEILNVPNVANLNENSMNGLSGDIIKISEALHEKKIAEIANLIFEKRDRVKIVLIAGPSASGKTTFSKRLMVQLAVNGLKPTMISLDDYFVDRELTPKDEKGEYDFEAIEAIDIEYFNNQLIQLFAGELVELPKFNFTIGQKFPSGKRLQLQEGSILIVEGIHGMNPGLIPHISPENTFKIFLSALTQISIDDQNHISTTDNRLIRRMIRDSKYRNYTAQDTIRRWPSVRAGEDKNIFPYQENADIMFNSALIYELAVLKKYAEPLLKAVTESQPEFSESNRLLKFFSYFKAIDDQEIPPTSLIREFLGGSSFTY, from the coding sequence ATGAATACAATCGATATCTACTGCGTCAATACAGGCGAGAAACGAGTTTACCCTCTGGGAATTACCCTTGAGGAAATAAAAGACGACTTCAAGGTTAAATTGGATAATCCAATTCTTGGAGCATTGGTCAATAACAAGGTAAAGGAACTTTCATTTGTATTTGTCAAGAATAAAAAAGTAGAATTCATCGATTATACACATCCTGATGGACTTCGTTTATATGTGCGATCATTGTTTTTTATACTGGTTGCTGCAGTGAAAGAAGTTTTTCCGGAAGTGAAATTAAAAATGATGCATGGTATTTCGCGTGGGTATTATTGTGAGTTGGCCGGATTGGATCGGGTTATAACTGACTCAGACGTATTTGCTATTAAAAGCGAAATGCAGCAGTTGGTCGACCGGAATATTCCTTTTGAGAAAGTTGGTTTGCCAACAGAAGAAGCAGCGGAGATATGTCGAAAACAAAATCTGCGGTATAAAGCAAAGTTGTTTGAACAGCAGGGTGCCCTCTTCACATACATTTATTTTATGGGCGATCAGGCGAATTATTTCTTTGGACATCAGGTTCCTTCAACTGGTTATTTGAAAGTATTCGATCTTGTTTTGTATTATGATGGATTACTGCTCCGGATTCCAAATCCAGTTAAATTCAGTGAAGTACAACCTTATTCGACGCACGATAAATTATTTGAAATCTTTCAGGAACATAAAGATTGGGCTGAAATTCTGAATGTGCCCAATGTTGCCAACCTCAATGAAAATTCAATGAATGGGTTGAGTGGCGACATTATTAAGATATCGGAGGCGTTACACGAGAAAAAAATCGCGGAAATTGCAAATCTGATTTTTGAGAAGAGAGATCGTGTAAAGATCGTTTTGATTGCTGGACCTTCGGCTTCAGGGAAGACTACTTTCAGTAAACGATTAATGGTTCAACTTGCAGTAAATGGCTTGAAACCAACTATGATTTCGTTGGATGACTATTTTGTTGATCGTGAATTGACGCCTAAAGATGAAAAAGGAGAATACGATTTCGAAGCGATAGAAGCCATTGATATTGAGTATTTTAATAATCAATTGATTCAGTTGTTTGCAGGAGAATTGGTTGAGTTGCCCAAGTTTAATTTTACCATTGGTCAGAAATTTCCTTCAGGCAAAAGATTGCAACTACAGGAAGGCAGTATATTAATTGTTGAAGGAATTCACGGAATGAATCCAGGCTTGATACCTCATATTTCACCAGAGAATACATTTAAAATATTTCTTTCAGCCCTTACCCAGATTTCAATTGACGATCAGAATCACATTTCAACTACTGATAACCGGTTAATCCGACGAATGATACGCGATAGTAAATATCGAAACTATACAGCTCAGGATACCATTCGGCGTTGGCCAAGTGTTCGGGCTGGGGAGGATAAAAATATCTTTCCTTATCAGGAGAACGCCGATATCATGTTTAATTCAGCTTTGATATACGAATTGGCTGTACTTAAAAAATATGCTGAGCCGCTGCTGAAAGCTGTTACTGAAAGTCAGCCCGAATTCAGCGAAAGCAACCGTTTGCTTAAGTTTTTCTCATACTTTAAAGCTATTGATGACCAGGAGATTCCACCAACTTCGCTAATCAGGGAGTTTTTGGGTGGAAGTAGTTTTACTTATTGA
- the uvrA gene encoding excinuclease ABC subunit UvrA, which produces MQKADNIHTPENQTEEEGLIVVHGARVHNLQNVNVEIPRNKLTVITGLSGSGKSSLAFDTIYAEGQRRYIETFSAYARSFLGNMERPDVDLITGLSPVIAIEQKTTNKNPRSTVGTVTEIYDFLRLLYARAGEAFSYNTGEKMVKYTDDQILNLIKSSFSGKRILILAPVVKGRKGHYRELFEQILKKGFLNARIDGVVTELKAAMRLDRYKNHFIEIVIDRLLVDEASDKRLHDSLQIAMRNGHGICMILDHDSQVAKYYSRQLMCPTTGISYNEPAPHNFSFNSPQGACPKCNGLGMISEIDLEKIVPDNTKSIQNGGIAPLGSHKNTLVFWQIEALGDMFGFTLKTPIKDIPEDGLNAILFGTNERIQLKNSPLGVSMNYMMTYEGVIKYIDAQKDDNPSQKAQKWANQFVRETTCPECNGQRLKKESLYFRIDNKNISELAGLDISELSQWLENLEDRLSDRQRKIAVEVVKEIRDRIRFLLDVGLKYLSLDRTSRTLSGGETQRIRLATQIGSQLVNVLYILDEPSIGLHHRDNLRLINSLEQLRDTGNSVIVVEHDKDMMMNADYVIDMGPFAGVHGGHVVAAGTPEEVLKAGTLTSKYLSGEAQIAIPGKRRKGNGKILSLKGCTGNNLKNVSVDFPLGKMICITGVSGSGKSSLINSTLQPILSQHFYGSLKDPLPYSEIIGLSNIDKVVQVDQSPLGRTPRSNPVTYTGVFSDIRNLFAQLPEAKIRAYQPGRFSFNVKGGRCEDCQGGGLKQIEMNFLPDVYVHCDTCNGRRYNRETLEVRYKGKSIGDVLDMTINQGVEFFEHIPSIAHKLKTIQDVGLGYITLGQSSTTLSGGESQRVKLATELAKKDTGQTMYILDEPTTGLHFEDIRVLLEVLNKLVDRGNTVVVIEHNMDVIKVSDHVIDIGPEGGKEGGRVVCFGTPEEIILNAESFTAKYLKLEMGL; this is translated from the coding sequence ATGCAGAAAGCAGATAATATTCATACTCCTGAAAACCAGACTGAAGAAGAAGGATTAATTGTAGTGCATGGTGCCCGGGTACACAATTTACAAAATGTTAATGTCGAAATTCCGCGGAATAAACTTACCGTTATCACAGGATTGAGCGGTAGCGGAAAGTCATCGCTGGCTTTCGACACCATTTATGCTGAAGGGCAACGCCGGTACATCGAAACGTTTTCCGCATATGCGCGCTCCTTTCTGGGAAATATGGAAAGACCCGATGTCGATCTGATTACCGGTTTGAGCCCAGTCATCGCCATCGAGCAAAAAACGACCAATAAAAACCCGCGCTCAACGGTTGGCACGGTTACTGAAATTTACGATTTCCTACGACTTTTATATGCCCGTGCCGGCGAAGCATTTTCATACAATACCGGCGAGAAGATGGTGAAATATACCGACGATCAGATCTTGAATCTGATCAAATCATCGTTCTCCGGTAAACGAATTTTAATACTTGCACCTGTTGTGAAAGGGCGCAAAGGTCACTACCGCGAGTTGTTCGAGCAAATCCTGAAAAAAGGTTTCCTGAATGCCCGGATTGATGGCGTGGTCACTGAGTTGAAAGCAGCCATGCGGCTCGATCGGTATAAAAATCACTTCATCGAAATTGTGATCGATCGTTTGCTGGTTGACGAAGCCAGCGATAAACGGCTGCACGACTCGCTGCAAATTGCAATGCGAAACGGTCATGGAATCTGCATGATTCTCGATCACGACAGTCAGGTGGCCAAATATTACAGCCGTCAATTGATGTGTCCAACCACAGGTATTTCTTATAACGAACCAGCGCCGCATAATTTTTCGTTTAACTCGCCACAAGGAGCCTGCCCAAAGTGCAACGGTTTGGGCATGATTAGCGAAATCGATCTTGAAAAAATTGTTCCTGATAATACCAAAAGCATCCAAAACGGTGGGATTGCTCCGCTCGGATCGCACAAAAACACACTGGTTTTCTGGCAGATTGAAGCTTTGGGTGATATGTTTGGTTTTACCTTGAAAACTCCCATTAAAGATATTCCTGAAGACGGACTGAATGCCATTCTTTTTGGCACCAACGAACGAATTCAGTTGAAAAATTCGCCACTCGGGGTTTCCATGAATTACATGATGACATACGAGGGAGTGATCAAATACATTGATGCGCAGAAAGATGACAATCCTTCGCAGAAAGCGCAGAAATGGGCCAATCAGTTTGTACGCGAAACTACCTGCCCGGAATGTAACGGACAACGGTTGAAGAAAGAATCGCTTTATTTCAGGATTGATAACAAGAATATTTCGGAATTAGCCGGACTCGATATTTCAGAATTAAGTCAATGGCTCGAAAATCTGGAAGATCGGTTGAGCGACAGGCAACGAAAAATAGCTGTTGAAGTTGTTAAGGAAATTCGCGACCGTATTCGCTTTTTGTTGGATGTTGGCCTGAAATATCTGTCTCTTGATCGAACTTCAAGAACATTATCCGGGGGTGAAACGCAGCGCATCAGGTTGGCCACACAAATTGGTTCGCAGCTAGTGAATGTGTTGTATATTCTCGACGAACCAAGTATTGGCTTGCACCATCGCGACAACCTTCGGCTGATCAACTCGCTGGAACAATTGCGCGATACGGGCAACTCGGTAATTGTGGTTGAGCACGACAAAGATATGATGATGAATGCCGATTATGTGATCGACATGGGTCCGTTTGCCGGGGTACACGGCGGTCATGTGGTGGCAGCCGGTACTCCCGAAGAAGTTCTCAAAGCAGGAACCCTGACCTCAAAATATCTTTCAGGTGAAGCACAGATTGCTATTCCTGGGAAAAGACGGAAAGGAAACGGCAAGATACTTTCATTGAAAGGCTGTACCGGTAATAATCTGAAAAATGTTTCAGTTGATTTTCCATTAGGCAAAATGATTTGCATTACCGGCGTTTCGGGTAGTGGCAAATCCAGTCTAATCAACTCAACATTGCAACCCATTCTGAGCCAACATTTCTACGGTTCGCTTAAAGATCCGCTTCCGTATTCAGAAATAATAGGATTGAGCAATATCGATAAGGTCGTTCAGGTCGATCAGTCGCCGCTTGGGCGCACACCGAGAAGCAATCCGGTTACCTATACCGGTGTTTTTTCTGACATCCGTAACTTATTTGCACAATTGCCTGAAGCCAAGATTAGGGCATACCAGCCCGGGCGGTTTTCGTTCAATGTAAAAGGTGGTCGCTGTGAAGATTGTCAGGGTGGCGGGTTGAAACAAATTGAAATGAATTTTTTGCCTGATGTTTATGTGCATTGCGATACTTGTAATGGTCGTCGTTACAATCGCGAAACACTGGAAGTTCGCTACAAAGGAAAATCCATTGGTGATGTGCTGGATATGACCATTAATCAGGGAGTTGAATTTTTTGAACACATTCCTTCGATTGCGCATAAATTGAAAACCATTCAGGATGTAGGTTTGGGATACATTACTCTGGGACAATCGTCAACAACACTTTCGGGAGGTGAATCGCAGCGCGTAAAACTTGCAACAGAGTTGGCCAAAAAAGACACTGGTCAAACCATGTACATTCTCGATGAACCGACCACCGGACTTCATTTTGAAGACATCCGTGTTTTGCTTGAAGTGCTTAATAAGCTTGTTGACAGAGGAAATACAGTAGTGGTAATTGAACACAATATGGATGTTATCAAAGTATCAGATCATGTGATTGACATCGGTCCGGAGGGTGGAAAAGAGGGTGGAAGAGTGGTCTGTTTTGGAACCCCTGAAGAGATAATATTAAACGCGGAATCTTTTACTGCTAAATACCTTAAATTAGAAATGGGTCTTTAA
- a CDS encoding lytic transglycosylase domain-containing protein: MNFKISPLVHRLIKALPVLCILPFTACSNSRSQLPDSLGTHLFTSVKLPEKLTFAGEDVPMDYFDVRESLDRELLSTVYFHSQTIRYLKNMPRYFSIIEPILKSNGVPEDFKYLCVAESGFDPKAYSPSKAAGFWQLLESTAKENGLEVNSDVDERYHIEKSTEVACRMFKSAYQKYGSWALVAASYNGGRYGLDQKIAQQKVKSYYDLLFVEETTRYVFRILALKMVMEDPEEYGFKVDKKDLYPIIETKNVEVKSSIADLAGYAINKGINYKILKMFNPWLRDTMLKNPTRKTYILKIPETGFRTKTN, encoded by the coding sequence ATGAATTTTAAGATATCTCCACTGGTTCACAGACTTATTAAAGCGCTTCCAGTTTTGTGTATATTACCATTTACAGCATGCTCAAATTCGCGAAGCCAGCTTCCGGATTCGTTGGGAACCCATTTATTCACCTCAGTTAAGCTTCCTGAAAAACTCACTTTTGCCGGTGAAGATGTGCCCATGGATTATTTCGATGTTCGGGAAAGTCTTGACCGTGAATTATTGTCCACAGTTTATTTTCATTCTCAGACGATCAGGTACCTTAAAAATATGCCGCGCTATTTCTCTATCATAGAGCCTATTCTGAAATCGAATGGTGTTCCTGAAGATTTTAAATACTTGTGTGTGGCCGAAAGTGGATTTGATCCAAAAGCATATTCGCCGTCAAAAGCCGCGGGTTTCTGGCAATTGCTTGAATCAACCGCCAAAGAGAATGGTTTGGAAGTTAACTCTGACGTTGATGAGCGCTACCACATCGAAAAATCAACCGAAGTGGCTTGTCGCATGTTCAAATCGGCCTACCAGAAATATGGAAGCTGGGCATTAGTTGCTGCCTCGTACAATGGTGGCAGGTATGGTTTAGATCAGAAAATTGCCCAGCAAAAGGTTAAAAGTTACTACGATTTGCTTTTTGTTGAAGAAACTACCCGATATGTTTTTCGCATTCTGGCGCTCAAAATGGTAATGGAAGATCCGGAAGAATATGGTTTCAAGGTTGATAAAAAAGACCTTTATCCGATTATTGAAACTAAAAATGTTGAAGTGAAGAGTTCGATAGCTGATCTTGCCGGCTATGCTATTAATAAAGGAATTAATTATAAAATTCTGAAAATGTTTAATCCATGGTTGAGGGATACCATGCTGAAAAACCCTACCAGAAAGACCTATATTTTGAAGATACCGGAAACGGGTTTCAGAACCAAAACGAATTAA
- a CDS encoding LVIVD repeat-containing protein, whose translation MKQTKHIFSVLVLLLAFSSACTDKVFETFNANSPIYMSYSDLRSAVKMNTAQKLNNPGKIYFKDNFIFINEKMRGIHVFDVSDPKNPQNKGFIEIPGNVDIAIKDNILYADSYVDLVAIDVSSFSAMKEVGRVEKVFPYTLPTYDTKYPVARLDETKGVVTAWEVKSVRQELEQRYYPIYYSAAYYAMDKASGLSNAGGGITGASYGVGGSMARFGLYKDFLYVVNQSSLLTFKLNSNSQVTLLSTNYVNWNAETIFITDNHMFLGTQNGLIVMTLEVPEKPVQIGNFAHMTSCDPVVIKGDLAFITLKGGSTCRGGTLNQLDIVQMSNSYSKFTLLKSYPMFGPQGLGIDDDLLFLCDGDAGLKIYNAADPLAITQIAIFPSINAYDVIPMNDYLFMIGEKGFTLYDYSNIQDIKQIGFIPVEKFYAD comes from the coding sequence ATGAAGCAAACGAAACATATCTTTTCGGTATTGGTGCTCTTACTGGCCTTCTCATCTGCCTGCACCGACAAGGTTTTTGAAACTTTTAATGCAAATTCGCCTATTTACATGAGCTACAGCGATTTGCGTTCGGCTGTGAAAATGAACACTGCACAAAAACTGAATAACCCTGGGAAAATTTATTTCAAGGATAATTTTATTTTTATCAATGAGAAAATGAGAGGTATTCATGTTTTTGATGTGAGCGATCCAAAGAATCCGCAGAATAAGGGTTTTATTGAAATTCCGGGTAATGTTGACATTGCCATTAAAGACAATATTCTTTATGCCGATAGTTATGTCGATCTGGTTGCGATTGATGTATCCAGTTTTTCTGCCATGAAAGAAGTTGGCCGTGTTGAAAAGGTTTTCCCATACACTTTGCCAACATATGATACCAAATACCCTGTTGCCAGGTTGGATGAAACGAAAGGTGTGGTAACCGCATGGGAAGTAAAAAGTGTTCGTCAGGAACTGGAACAGCGCTATTATCCGATTTATTACAGTGCTGCATATTACGCTATGGATAAGGCATCTGGATTAAGTAATGCTGGTGGCGGAATAACCGGGGCATCCTATGGCGTAGGTGGAAGTATGGCTCGGTTTGGATTGTATAAAGACTTTTTATATGTAGTGAACCAGAGTAGTTTGTTAACGTTTAAACTGAATTCGAATTCGCAGGTTACGCTTTTGAGCACTAATTACGTAAACTGGAATGCAGAAACCATTTTCATTACCGACAATCACATGTTTCTGGGAACTCAGAATGGTTTGATTGTCATGACACTTGAAGTTCCTGAAAAGCCTGTTCAAATTGGCAATTTCGCACACATGACCTCTTGTGACCCGGTGGTTATAAAAGGCGACCTGGCATTTATCACCTTAAAAGGCGGTTCAACTTGTCGTGGCGGAACCCTCAACCAATTAGATATCGTCCAGATGAGCAATAGTTATTCCAAATTCACGTTATTAAAGTCGTATCCGATGTTTGGTCCTCAAGGCTTGGGGATTGATGATGATTTGTTGTTTCTCTGTGATGGCGATGCCGGGCTCAAAATTTATAATGCTGCTGATCCACTGGCTATTACTCAAATTGCAATTTTTCCATCGATCAATGCTTACGACGTAATTCCGATGAATGATTATCTGTTTATGATTGGTGAAAAAGGATTTACGCTTTATGATTATTCAAATATTCAGGATATAAAGCAAATTGGGTTTATTCCTGTCGAAAAGTTCTATGCTGATTAG
- a CDS encoding RNA polymerase sigma factor, translating into MAKLYRQFAPKMFGVCLRYAKDSTEAEDNLQDGFVKVFNNLKSFRNDGSLEGWIRRIMINVSLEKIRKQHLMYPVEDVAIYDSINYSDDVIAKISADDLMKLIQELPPRYQLVFNLYVIEGMSHQEIADEMSITQGTSKSNLARARDILKKKVQENFGEINAKNNYTA; encoded by the coding sequence ATGGCAAAATTATACCGTCAGTTTGCACCAAAAATGTTTGGAGTATGCCTTCGGTATGCCAAAGATTCAACCGAGGCTGAAGATAATTTGCAGGATGGCTTTGTTAAGGTTTTTAATAACCTGAAGTCTTTCCGAAACGATGGTTCATTGGAAGGCTGGATTAGACGGATCATGATCAATGTTTCGCTTGAAAAGATCAGAAAACAACATCTGATGTACCCTGTTGAAGACGTCGCTATTTATGATTCAATTAATTATTCAGACGATGTGATTGCCAAAATTTCGGCTGACGATCTGATGAAATTGATTCAGGAATTGCCGCCCCGTTACCAATTGGTTTTTAACTTGTATGTGATTGAAGGTATGTCTCATCAAGAAATTGCCGATGAAATGTCGATCACACAGGGAACCTCTAAATCGAATCTGGCGCGTGCCAGAGATATACTGAAAAAGAAAGTTCAAGAGAACTTTGGTGAAATAAATGCCAAAAACAATTATACGGCATGA
- a CDS encoding glycoside hydrolase family 15 protein — protein MQNLNYGVVGNCRSAALISEKGSIEWFCFPDFDSPSIFSKLLDVEKGGEFGFEVSEKYSITQKYVENTNILSTLFTSDEGSFEVIDFMPRYKLDDVNHYLPPEIYRYIKLLSGKPTFRVNYNPKMKYAAKEATHHIGKRFIKSQSIDDPLDCVYLYTSIQYALILGKKEIALENDQFILLSNNQKLINIDIERVSLEYNRTKIYWLNWVNRSKKFKTHNAIIARSMLVLKLMSFHPTGAVLAALTTSIPETIGEVRNWDYRFCWLRDASMSIETLMDMGHYGAARRFMTFIKGILKSKEDKFQIMYGIRGERILYEEELPHLSGYENSKPVRIGNAAYYQKQNDVYGYLMNVIYQYYKFFPGTLDEIEDIWEVVRNIIRAVIADWENPDNGIWEIRNSDKHFVFSKVMCWVTLDRGVKIAQLLNLKEYAKKWKKEADRIKKDILGNGWNEQMQSFTQTYHETDLDASLLLMEEYGFISGTDERYKKTVQAIKKELFYKGLMYRYINADDFGRLSSSFTICTFWLIRALYVTGDTDEALEIFNKIVGYSNHLGLYSEDLDFETKRQLGNFPQAYSHLALINTATLFTDERHLSQFIRP, from the coding sequence ATGCAGAATTTGAATTATGGAGTTGTAGGAAATTGCCGGAGTGCGGCACTTATATCTGAAAAAGGGAGCATTGAGTGGTTTTGTTTTCCTGATTTCGATTCACCATCAATCTTTTCAAAGCTACTCGATGTTGAGAAAGGCGGCGAGTTTGGCTTTGAAGTCTCCGAGAAATACTCGATCACGCAAAAATATGTCGAAAATACCAATATCCTAAGTACTCTTTTCACGTCAGACGAAGGTAGTTTTGAAGTCATTGATTTTATGCCCCGCTATAAACTTGATGATGTCAATCATTATCTTCCTCCCGAGATATACAGATACATCAAACTATTATCGGGCAAACCTACTTTCAGGGTAAATTATAACCCGAAAATGAAATACGCTGCAAAGGAGGCTACCCATCACATTGGCAAACGATTTATCAAGAGTCAATCAATCGATGATCCTTTGGATTGTGTTTATCTGTACACGAGCATTCAATATGCCTTAATTCTTGGAAAGAAAGAAATTGCACTTGAAAATGACCAGTTTATTCTCTTATCGAATAACCAAAAGTTAATCAATATTGACATCGAACGGGTAAGTCTTGAATACAACCGCACAAAAATATATTGGCTCAATTGGGTAAACCGCTCCAAAAAGTTTAAAACACATAACGCCATCATTGCCAGAAGTATGTTGGTCCTGAAACTGATGTCGTTTCACCCAACCGGCGCTGTTTTAGCTGCCTTAACAACCAGCATTCCTGAAACCATTGGTGAAGTGCGCAATTGGGATTATCGTTTTTGCTGGCTTCGCGACGCTTCCATGTCGATAGAAACACTGATGGACATGGGACACTACGGTGCAGCCCGTCGCTTTATGACCTTTATCAAGGGTATCCTGAAATCAAAGGAGGACAAATTTCAGATCATGTACGGAATCAGGGGCGAACGCATTCTATATGAAGAAGAGCTACCGCATTTATCAGGATATGAAAATTCAAAACCAGTCAGAATTGGAAATGCAGCCTATTACCAGAAGCAAAACGATGTGTATGGTTACCTGATGAATGTTATTTATCAGTATTACAAGTTTTTCCCCGGAACACTGGACGAAATTGAAGACATTTGGGAGGTTGTGAGAAACATAATCAGGGCAGTGATTGCCGATTGGGAAAACCCAGACAATGGAATCTGGGAAATCCGCAACTCCGACAAACATTTCGTATTCTCCAAAGTGATGTGCTGGGTCACACTCGACCGTGGTGTTAAAATTGCCCAATTACTGAACCTAAAAGAATATGCGAAAAAATGGAAAAAGGAGGCCGACCGGATAAAGAAAGACATTCTGGGAAACGGTTGGAACGAGCAAATGCAAAGTTTCACTCAAACCTATCATGAAACAGATTTGGATGCTTCGCTTTTGTTGATGGAAGAATATGGCTTCATTTCGGGTACCGATGAGCGATACAAAAAAACAGTTCAAGCCATTAAAAAAGAGCTTTTTTACAAGGGATTAATGTACCGTTACATCAATGCCGACGACTTTGGACGATTGTCGTCTTCGTTCACCATTTGCACCTTCTGGCTTATTCGTGCACTTTATGTGACGGGTGATACCGATGAAGCTTTGGAAATTTTCAACAAGATTGTAGGGTACTCAAATCACCTGGGATTATACAGCGAAGATCTCGACTTTGAAACAAAACGGCAGTTGGGAAATTTCCCCCAGGCCTACTCACATCTGGCTTTAATAAACACAGCGACCTTATTTACCGATGAACGCCATTTGTCTCAGTTTATTCGTCCTTAG
- a CDS encoding mechanosensitive ion channel family protein — MNNSVNTINFTAIFLMVVVIVVFLFAYFLIYKRLKIYTRKTVNQWDDFVLDVFKIPLLWILVWIMIKSFAHLFLKDLTFFKYLIHVNNIVLILSVGWLLIKFVKLGAYLLNKKLDVKASDNLHARRRLTQLTVFQNIADTVIVILTISVVLMTFDGAKAVGTSILASAGVAGLIVGFAAQKSIGMFLAGIQIAITQPISLDDVVIVEGEWGRIEEITLTYVVVKIWDERRLMLPVNYFLEKPFQNWTRSSADIMGTVFFYVGYDLPVQSIRDFVPTILKGNPNWDERVFNVQITNTNELYKEMRILVSSGDASKNWDLRVEVREKVIDFIQANYPDCFAKVRLNHNNKLAFQAKDE; from the coding sequence CACCATAAACTTTACAGCAATCTTTCTGATGGTTGTTGTGATTGTAGTTTTTCTTTTTGCGTACTTTTTAATTTATAAACGGCTAAAGATTTATACTCGAAAAACGGTTAATCAATGGGATGATTTTGTGTTGGATGTATTTAAAATTCCGCTGCTTTGGATTTTGGTGTGGATCATGATTAAATCTTTTGCCCATTTGTTCCTGAAAGATCTAACTTTTTTCAAATATTTAATCCATGTTAACAATATCGTTCTGATCCTTTCGGTTGGATGGCTACTGATTAAGTTTGTGAAATTGGGTGCTTATTTGTTGAATAAAAAGCTTGATGTGAAAGCATCGGACAATTTACATGCAAGAAGACGACTTACCCAGCTGACTGTTTTTCAGAATATTGCTGATACAGTAATCGTAATTCTCACGATCTCGGTTGTCCTGATGACTTTTGATGGAGCAAAAGCCGTTGGGACAAGTATATTGGCTTCCGCAGGAGTTGCTGGGTTAATTGTCGGGTTTGCAGCACAGAAGAGCATCGGGATGTTTTTGGCCGGTATCCAAATTGCCATTACGCAACCCATTAGCTTGGATGATGTGGTAATCGTTGAAGGAGAGTGGGGCAGGATTGAAGAGATTACGCTCACGTATGTGGTGGTGAAAATTTGGGATGAACGCCGCCTAATGTTGCCAGTTAATTATTTTCTTGAAAAACCTTTTCAGAATTGGACAAGATCGAGTGCCGATATCATGGGAACCGTCTTTTTTTATGTAGGGTACGACCTTCCTGTTCAGTCGATTCGGGATTTTGTCCCTACCATATTGAAAGGTAATCCGAATTGGGACGAGCGTGTCTTCAATGTGCAGATTACCAATACCAACGAGTTATATAAAGAGATGCGAATATTAGTCAGCAGCGGCGACGCTTCAAAAAACTGGGACTTACGCGTTGAAGTCCGTGAGAAAGTTATCGATTTTATTCAGGCCAATTATCCCGATTGTTTTGCAAAGGTTCGCCTGAATCATAACAACAAATTGGCATTTCAGGCTAAGGACGAATAA